In Cyanobacteriota bacterium, the DNA window AGATGTAGCCGCAGCATCCACCATCGACCAAATTAATAAGCTCCGCAATATGGCCGCCCATGCAGAAAATTTTCTGTACGACTGGCAATTTGAACTGCTCCGGCAGTTAGTAGTAGGTGATGCTACGAAAGCAGGCATTTTGCAGGCCCTAGTGTAATACAGATGTATTATGGGTGTAATATGGGTGTCACAACACTGCTCACACCTCCCAAACTACCCCTGAACAGGGTAATGTTAAGGAGCAGGTTACGTCCTGTCACCTTCAGGCCACATCATTACGCCGTTAGTCTATGCCCGCCCTTTCCCTGCTTGCTGCCGCTAAAATTAACCTCTATCTAGAGATTTTAGGGAGCCGTGCTGATGGCTACCATGAGCTGGCTATGGTGATGCAGAGCGTAGGATTGTGCGATCGTATTGACCTGCGCCTGTTAGGTCGAGATGCCTTTACCATCACCTGTGACCATCCCGATATTCCCCACGATCAGCGCAACCTAGCCTACAAAGCCGCCGAACTTATGGCCCAGACCTTTCCAGATGCCTTTGCTCGGTATGGGGGTGTGGCTATCACCATTCATAAGCACATTCCAGTAGGGGCGGGTTTGGCAGGCGGCTCTACTGATGCAGCAGCGGTTCTCGTGGGGATCGACATGCTGTGGAACCTAGGACTGACACAGGGTGAGTTGCAGGTGCTGGCGGCTCAACTGGGTTCAGATATTCCGTTTTGTGTGACGGGGGGCACGGCTCTGGCTACGGGGCGCGGTGAGCAGCTATCCCCCTTACCAGACCTGGACAATGCCTGGGTGGTGTTAGCGAAATATCGCTCTATTAGCATTGGCACAGGCTGGGCTTACCAAACCTATCGGCAACAGTTTGAGGCATCGTACCTAACGACAGAATCAGCCCTTGTAGACCGTCACCAGCAAGTACGGTCAGGTGCAATGGTGAGGGCAATTAGCAAGCGT includes these proteins:
- the ispE gene encoding 4-(cytidine 5'-diphospho)-2-C-methyl-D-erythritol kinase; this translates as MPALSLLAAAKINLYLEILGSRADGYHELAMVMQSVGLCDRIDLRLLGRDAFTITCDHPDIPHDQRNLAYKAAELMAQTFPDAFARYGGVAITIHKHIPVGAGLAGGSTDAAAVLVGIDMLWNLGLTQGELQVLAAQLGSDIPFCVTGGTALATGRGEQLSPLPDLDNAWVVLAKYRSISIGTGWAYQTYRQQFEASYLTTESALVDRHQQVRSGAMVRAISKRDVTTIGQLLYNDFEKIVYPAYPQLQHLRDTFAKFPVLGTLMSGSGSTVFALVASQAEAMQVQAGMRSTIPDADLELWSVPLTNTSIRLVDDE